In Thiospirochaeta perfilievii, a single window of DNA contains:
- a CDS encoding glycosyltransferase family 2 protein produces the protein MDISVIIPTYNRAQMLKKALESVLNQAYKAKEIIVVDDGSTDNTAEIFPIDGVLYKYIEHSGFPGRVRNIGVELSKYDYIAFLDSDDIWDKDKLSKQVEYFKNNPNCRILHTKEKWLMNNKVVSQKKRKHKRSGNIFKESLQGCIMGPSTILMEKSLFYEYGCFPEDIEVGEDYYLWLKICNCVEIDYLDMELISKIAGHGDQLSFKYGYIEPFKVDVLERLIKEECFTPDNRALAMEALILKYDIIKNGCTKRRNKSAADMYNNRKIKFLESI, from the coding sequence ATGGATATATCCGTAATAATTCCCACTTACAATAGGGCACAGATGTTAAAAAAAGCTTTAGAATCAGTTCTGAATCAGGCATATAAAGCAAAAGAGATAATAGTAGTTGATGATGGATCAACTGATAATACAGCTGAAATCTTTCCAATAGATGGTGTTTTATATAAATATATAGAACACTCTGGTTTTCCAGGAAGGGTTAGAAATATAGGAGTAGAGCTCTCTAAGTACGATTACATTGCATTTTTAGACTCGGATGATATATGGGATAAGGATAAACTTTCCAAGCAGGTCGAATACTTTAAAAACAACCCTAATTGCAGAATTCTCCACACAAAAGAGAAGTGGTTAATGAACAATAAAGTTGTTTCCCAAAAAAAAAGGAAACACAAACGTAGTGGTAATATTTTTAAAGAGTCCCTTCAAGGCTGTATTATGGGTCCATCTACTATATTAATGGAGAAGAGTCTCTTTTATGAATACGGTTGTTTCCCTGAGGATATTGAAGTTGGGGAAGACTACTACCTTTGGCTAAAAATATGTAACTGTGTTGAAATTGACTACTTAGATATGGAGTTAATAAGTAAAATTGCTGGGCATGGTGATCAACTCTCATTTAAATATGGTTATATAGAGCCATTTAAGGTGGATGTTTTAGAGAGATTAATAAAAGAGGAGTGTTTTACTCCAGATAATAGAGCCTTAGCTATGGAAGCACTAATTTTAAAGTATGATATTATAAAAAATGGCTGCACTAAAAGGAGAAATAAAAGTGCAGCCGATATGTATAACAATAGAAAGATAAAATTCTTAGAGTCTATCTAA
- the nagA gene encoding N-acetylglucosamine-6-phosphate deacetylase has translation MGYTCLKNARIFTGYTYLDNGAVIIKDDQIFDVVGTERLNKIVLEEGTKVIDLNGAMLTAGFIDTHIHGLHGFGTEDGTVESILGMSEALIEYGVTSFCPTVYPQPDEDFLSSLHACRDAIGKEKGAKIRGIHLEGPFISKEKRGAQKEECIKDVDLELMKTFVEETGGNISIMTVAPELKNMRQLALYCTKHGIVLSAGHTSATYEQMVEGMQTGILHSTHFFNAMRKLHHRDPGCVGAIMIHPEISCELIADGIHVHPSLVKLLLKEKPMDKVVLITDALKPTKQKCGCLLANKREVYLTDEDIFRHKDDDVIAGSSSTMIGGIKNLSKWGINLEQSLRMASSNPATVLRMDKTGALIPGMLADITVLDDDFNVKMTIVAGDILLDRL, from the coding sequence ATGGGCTATACATGTTTAAAAAATGCCAGAATATTTACTGGATATACATATTTAGATAACGGTGCTGTTATTATAAAAGATGATCAGATCTTTGATGTAGTAGGAACTGAGAGATTAAATAAAATAGTATTAGAAGAGGGAACCAAGGTTATTGACCTTAATGGTGCAATGTTAACTGCTGGTTTTATTGATACACATATACACGGACTTCACGGTTTTGGGACAGAGGATGGAACGGTTGAGTCAATCCTTGGTATGAGTGAAGCTTTAATTGAGTATGGGGTGACTAGTTTTTGCCCTACAGTTTACCCCCAACCTGATGAAGATTTTTTAAGTAGCCTTCACGCTTGTAGAGATGCAATAGGCAAGGAGAAGGGTGCTAAAATAAGGGGAATACACCTAGAGGGACCATTTATTTCTAAAGAGAAGAGAGGGGCTCAAAAAGAAGAGTGTATTAAAGATGTTGATCTTGAATTAATGAAGACTTTTGTTGAAGAGACTGGTGGTAATATATCAATTATGACTGTTGCCCCAGAGTTAAAAAATATGAGGCAACTTGCACTATACTGTACGAAACATGGAATTGTTCTATCTGCAGGGCATACAAGTGCAACTTATGAGCAGATGGTGGAGGGGATGCAAACAGGTATTTTACACTCAACTCACTTCTTTAATGCCATGAGAAAACTTCACCATAGAGACCCAGGTTGTGTTGGGGCTATTATGATACACCCTGAGATTTCGTGTGAACTTATTGCAGATGGAATCCATGTACACCCATCCCTAGTTAAACTTCTCTTAAAAGAGAAACCTATGGATAAGGTTGTTTTAATTACTGATGCTTTAAAACCTACAAAGCAGAAGTGTGGTTGCCTACTTGCTAATAAAAGAGAAGTATACCTTACAGATGAGGATATTTTCAGACATAAAGATGATGATGTAATTGCAGGTTCATCATCTACAATGATTGGCGGAATAAAAAACCTTTCTAAGTGGGGGATCAATTTAGAACAATCCCTTAGAATGGCTTCATCTAACCCTGCAACTGTATTACGAATGGACAAAACTGGAGCTTTAATTCCAGGAATGTTAGCGGATATTACAGTTTTAGATGATGACTTTAATGTAAAAATGACGATAGTTGCTGGGGATATTCTCTTAGATAGACTCTAA
- a CDS encoding aminoacyl-histidine dipeptidase produces the protein MDKKIEKVLEIFKKINSIPRKSKNEEAISNWLVEWAKSNSFKVVRDDFLDVLITVPASKGYEDRPTIVFQGHMDMVCEKIPESNHDFSKDPIEMYIDGDWLKARETSLGADNGIALALAIAIAEDKDVKHPELELLFTVDEETGLTGAVNLKANWVQGKKLINIDSEDEGVFTIGCAGGRDAKIELSSPLVENYKYDTSLIVEVGGLSGGHSGVDIHLEKANSNILLTRLLKEISYKGIGFKLAELNGGSAHNAISRSSRAHIAINSCDIVTIKEILNSKLKLMKSEFIVTDPNMKLSITESTKLEKVRDKKVLDLILALPHGVMYNSSQMEGIVETSCNLAVISTAENCFKILMSQRSSVMSRLDEICNKIDSVVKLSSGGVEFGGGYPAWQPDFKSTILKELKDCYINIFNKEPKIEVIHAGLECGVIGAKYPGMEMISIGPTIKHPHSPDEKLHIPSIGDIWLLLVRYLSI, from the coding sequence ATGGACAAAAAAATAGAAAAAGTTCTAGAGATCTTTAAAAAGATAAACAGTATTCCAAGAAAATCTAAGAATGAAGAGGCTATCTCTAACTGGCTAGTAGAGTGGGCAAAGAGTAACAGCTTTAAGGTTGTTAGGGATGATTTTTTAGATGTTTTAATAACAGTCCCGGCAAGTAAGGGGTATGAGGATAGACCCACAATAGTATTCCAGGGACATATGGATATGGTCTGTGAAAAAATACCAGAGTCTAACCATGATTTTTCAAAAGATCCAATAGAAATGTATATAGATGGGGACTGGTTAAAGGCTAGGGAGACATCTCTAGGTGCGGATAACGGTATAGCCCTTGCACTAGCAATAGCCATTGCTGAGGATAAGGATGTAAAACACCCAGAGTTAGAACTTCTTTTTACAGTTGATGAAGAGACTGGATTAACAGGAGCTGTAAATTTAAAGGCTAACTGGGTACAGGGTAAAAAACTTATAAACATTGATTCTGAGGATGAAGGGGTATTTACTATTGGTTGTGCCGGAGGACGAGATGCTAAAATAGAACTCTCCTCTCCACTGGTTGAAAATTATAAATACGACACATCTTTAATTGTTGAAGTTGGGGGATTAAGTGGGGGGCACTCCGGGGTTGATATTCACCTAGAGAAGGCAAATTCAAATATTCTGTTAACTAGACTTTTAAAGGAGATATCCTATAAAGGTATAGGTTTTAAACTAGCTGAATTAAATGGAGGAAGTGCTCATAACGCAATATCAAGGTCTAGTAGGGCACATATTGCTATAAACAGTTGTGATATTGTTACAATTAAAGAGATCTTAAACAGTAAATTAAAACTAATGAAAAGTGAATTTATTGTTACTGACCCAAATATGAAGTTAAGTATAACCGAGTCTACAAAACTGGAAAAAGTTAGGGATAAAAAAGTTCTAGATCTAATTTTAGCACTACCACATGGAGTTATGTATAACTCATCACAAATGGAGGGTATTGTAGAGACATCTTGTAACTTAGCTGTTATCTCAACCGCTGAAAACTGCTTTAAAATTTTAATGAGCCAAAGAAGCTCTGTAATGTCCAGATTAGATGAGATCTGTAACAAAATAGATTCAGTAGTTAAACTTTCAAGTGGAGGTGTAGAGTTTGGGGGAGGTTACCCTGCATGGCAACCTGATTTTAAATCTACGATATTAAAAGAGTTAAAGGATTGTTATATTAACATTTTTAATAAAGAACCAAAAATTGAAGTTATCCATGCTGGTTTAGAGTGTGGTGTTATAGGTGCTAAATATCCAGGTATGGAGATGATCTCTATTGGTCCAACAATTAAACATCCTCATAGTCCAGATGAAAAACTACATATTCCTTCAATAGGAGATATTTGGTTATTATTAGTTAGGTATTTATCTATTTAA
- a CDS encoding methyl-accepting chemotaxis protein produces MKIRSQMLTSMLAIIFIFIVSIIVNVKNSNDLQALAKTSSISYELSNAFLNLYNNSLTFKVEQKAVELHYESFTSGKKKFETVLDKFNNAPGKRLLNIEFQERWDNINKLWNHTEKSLDTIINALDGMDNKPIAFLFDTRSFNEIMSDTSLFLKSEKYRSDYTSVRAIDTALVSMGSTSDILTTALQHTRDNLGAVVEEKEKINGYIVLISTLISTLFALLFAGVFSRSISNKIGKLKKILHQISTKNLAVEIDLNSKDEFNELGQYTKELIISLQGFIKTAGDSVDKVMESKDVINDGTRESAKSLNSINNSINEITSRFSTLDKNIETSSLDISNMDDEVVKIVNNINAQSEAVASSSSAIEEMTASVSQIANLTSKKQESTNGLLKVVATGGVSVENTLENIQKVNSEIDLVKGLVEVIKNVADQTNILSMNAAIESAHAGDAGKGFSVVADEIRSLAEYTSNNVEAINSAIKSISLKIESSLKASEESSVVFEQINRDVNDFSSAMAEISSSIEELAAGNSEILNSTNRVSSLNSEVYEGAGKIKEQSGMIESSMHSIQSVSRDVNETIQGISRGTNSVLESFSGINDISEESGEQIKDLFKRMNEYNLES; encoded by the coding sequence ATGAAAATTCGAAGTCAGATGCTAACTAGTATGCTCGCAATAATCTTTATTTTTATTGTCTCAATTATTGTAAATGTTAAGAACTCCAATGATCTACAAGCTCTTGCAAAAACATCCTCCATATCCTACGAATTATCAAATGCATTTTTAAATTTATATAATAATAGTTTAACTTTTAAGGTTGAGCAAAAAGCTGTAGAGCTTCATTATGAAAGTTTTACCAGTGGTAAAAAAAAGTTTGAAACTGTTTTAGATAAATTTAACAACGCCCCAGGAAAGAGACTCTTGAATATAGAGTTTCAGGAAAGGTGGGATAATATTAATAAGTTATGGAATCATACAGAGAAGAGTCTAGATACAATAATTAACGCCTTAGATGGTATGGATAATAAACCTATAGCCTTTCTTTTTGATACCCGTTCATTTAATGAGATAATGTCTGATACATCTTTATTTTTAAAAAGTGAGAAGTACCGTTCTGACTATACCAGTGTTCGTGCAATAGATACAGCTCTTGTCTCTATGGGTTCCACATCGGATATACTTACTACAGCCCTTCAACATACAAGGGATAATCTTGGTGCTGTTGTGGAAGAGAAGGAGAAAATAAACGGTTATATAGTTCTTATATCAACACTTATTTCAACACTTTTTGCCCTACTGTTTGCTGGGGTTTTTAGTAGAAGCATCTCAAATAAGATCGGAAAGTTAAAAAAAATCCTGCACCAGATCTCAACTAAAAATTTAGCAGTTGAAATTGATTTAAACTCCAAGGACGAGTTTAACGAGCTAGGGCAATATACAAAAGAGTTAATAATTTCTCTACAGGGATTTATTAAAACCGCAGGGGACTCTGTAGATAAGGTAATGGAGAGTAAAGATGTAATAAATGACGGAACAAGGGAGTCTGCTAAATCATTAAACAGCATTAATAACAGTATTAATGAAATTACCTCCAGGTTTTCAACATTGGATAAAAATATTGAAACTTCATCCCTAGATATATCTAATATGGATGATGAAGTTGTTAAAATAGTAAACAACATAAATGCTCAATCAGAAGCCGTTGCTTCAAGTTCTTCTGCAATTGAGGAGATGACTGCATCTGTAAGCCAAATAGCAAACCTAACCTCAAAAAAACAGGAGAGTACAAATGGTTTATTAAAAGTTGTGGCAACTGGTGGAGTCTCTGTTGAAAATACCTTAGAGAATATCCAGAAAGTAAATAGCGAGATTGACCTTGTTAAAGGTTTGGTTGAGGTTATTAAAAATGTAGCAGATCAGACTAATATTTTGTCTATGAATGCCGCTATAGAGAGTGCTCATGCAGGAGATGCAGGTAAGGGATTCTCTGTTGTTGCAGATGAAATTCGATCCTTAGCAGAGTATACATCAAATAATGTAGAGGCTATAAACTCTGCAATTAAATCAATATCATTAAAGATTGAGTCTTCATTAAAAGCAAGTGAAGAGAGTTCCGTGGTTTTTGAGCAGATAAACAGGGATGTTAATGACTTCTCATCTGCCATGGCAGAGATATCATCTTCAATAGAGGAGTTAGCTGCTGGAAATAGTGAGATTCTAAACTCAACAAATAGGGTGTCATCCTTAAATAGTGAAGTTTATGAAGGTGCAGGTAAAATTAAAGAGCAGTCTGGTATGATTGAGTCCTCTATGCACTCTATTCAGTCTGTATCTAGGGATGTAAATGAAACTATTCAAGGTATATCTAGGGGAACAAACTCAGTACTAGAGTCATTTTCCGGCATAAACGATATCTCCGAAGAGAGTGGTGAACAGATTAAAGATCTATTTAAAAGGATGAATGAGTATAATCTAGAGAGTTAA
- a CDS encoding aminotransferase class IV — protein MINIYEVMATMDNLPIFFFQHMERLHRSINNYIQLDYEKMLDIVKPLILSKLPESKGKNIKITFNLESSIFTIDLVQSRTPNKDSYIKGGTLGIVDLERDTPLIKRENLELRSISDKICSENGFYDILLENKIGGITEGSRSNFLCIDKDGRVITSPLSSSLQGITREMIFLVCREEGIPVIERVITKNSLKEFDSLIITGTSPGILPIRSCENIQFNIANPTVSKLQKGYINKQNIDLTIAKDYFNL, from the coding sequence ATGATTAATATTTATGAAGTTATGGCTACAATGGATAATCTCCCAATATTCTTTTTCCAACATATGGAGAGATTACATAGATCAATAAATAACTATATACAACTTGATTATGAAAAGATGTTAGACATTGTAAAACCCCTTATTTTATCGAAACTACCAGAATCAAAGGGTAAGAATATTAAAATAACTTTTAATTTAGAGAGTAGTATTTTTACAATTGATCTAGTTCAATCCAGAACTCCTAACAAAGATTCCTACATTAAAGGTGGAACATTGGGTATAGTCGATTTAGAAAGAGATACTCCACTAATTAAACGGGAAAATTTAGAATTACGTAGTATATCCGATAAAATATGTAGTGAAAATGGCTTTTATGACATACTCTTAGAGAATAAAATTGGTGGGATAACCGAAGGTAGTCGTTCTAACTTTTTATGTATAGATAAGGACGGCAGGGTAATAACCTCTCCACTTAGCAGCTCTTTACAAGGAATAACTAGGGAGATGATTTTTTTAGTATGCAGAGAAGAGGGAATCCCTGTTATTGAGAGAGTTATTACAAAAAATAGCCTAAAAGAGTTTGATAGCTTAATAATTACAGGGACATCTCCAGGGATTTTACCAATAAGGAGCTGTGAAAATATCCAGTTCAATATAGCTAACCCCACTGTCTCTAAACTTCAAAAAGGTTATATAAATAAACAAAATATCGACTTAACAATAGCAAAGGATTATTTCAATTTATGA
- a CDS encoding acyl-CoA thioesterase translates to MIYKTEIKVRHYECDAYGHVNNANYLNYLEHARSEFLKQIGFDYASFVAEGYGVYVVKISISYKSSALPEDALDIFTKVTERKKASGVFYQEIKRGETLICVAEVTWASIGKSGRMAPIPKEWDVPGLNV, encoded by the coding sequence ATGATTTATAAAACAGAAATTAAAGTAAGACACTATGAGTGTGATGCCTATGGCCATGTAAATAACGCCAATTATCTAAACTATTTAGAGCATGCTAGATCCGAGTTCTTAAAACAAATAGGATTTGATTATGCCAGTTTTGTTGCAGAGGGTTACGGAGTATATGTTGTAAAGATTTCAATATCATATAAGAGTTCTGCACTACCTGAGGATGCACTAGATATTTTTACAAAGGTTACAGAGAGGAAAAAAGCTAGTGGAGTTTTTTATCAGGAGATTAAAAGAGGGGAAACGCTTATCTGTGTAGCAGAGGTTACATGGGCCTCTATTGGTAAAAGTGGTAGAATGGCTCCAATCCCAAAAGAGTGGGATGTCCCAGGTCTTAATGTATAG
- a CDS encoding YhjD/YihY/BrkB family envelope integrity protein, with product MKKIFELLRSLIIKFFDDSCLVRASGLAYSTLLAMVPFITIIYAFGGFDTLGRSIETVLLKAIIPTQHQAISQALDGFTRNSLATGTLGMFFFLLTSIFLINTIARNVDSIWGITSTVNFFRRYATYTAILVFGSLLLGISTSISGTIENYVLSVGIKEMSSYNEFLKLILPFVLTLFIFFIMLIVIPSGKVKFKSAAIGALTSAVLFEIVKKIFTYWVLNSVRNSLIYGSVAIIPIFLVGLYLFWLIVLIGVEISFLIQNQDSPLRGNILELNMEERIVLGLDLFLVIAKSYTCKGGGGVTLKDLEKSTSLSYNIVNPFIANFLKNGLILKIHSNKGGFIPSRSLDQISLSDIVSAIYGGKSNVNAVDSISLENGKKFSLGGYDSLSKESLLSLIRGE from the coding sequence ATGAAGAAAATTTTTGAATTACTTAGAAGCTTAATAATTAAGTTTTTTGATGATAGTTGTTTAGTTAGGGCTTCAGGTCTGGCCTATAGTACTCTTTTAGCTATGGTTCCCTTTATTACAATTATCTATGCCTTTGGTGGTTTTGATACTCTAGGTAGAAGCATAGAAACTGTCCTTCTTAAGGCTATTATACCCACCCAACACCAGGCTATAAGCCAGGCATTAGATGGTTTTACAAGGAATTCCCTTGCAACAGGAACCCTAGGAATGTTCTTTTTTCTTCTAACCTCTATCTTTCTAATAAATACTATAGCTAGAAATGTTGATTCAATTTGGGGTATTACTTCAACTGTTAACTTTTTTAGGCGTTACGCCACTTATACCGCAATTCTAGTTTTTGGAAGTCTACTTCTTGGTATAAGTACATCTATCTCCGGTACCATAGAGAACTATGTTCTCTCAGTAGGTATTAAGGAGATGAGTAGTTATAATGAGTTTTTAAAATTAATACTTCCATTTGTTTTAACCCTTTTTATATTTTTTATTATGTTAATAGTTATACCCTCTGGAAAGGTTAAGTTTAAGTCAGCAGCAATAGGGGCGCTAACTTCAGCAGTACTATTTGAAATTGTAAAAAAAATATTTACTTATTGGGTTTTAAACTCGGTTAGAAACTCTTTAATTTATGGTTCTGTAGCCATTATTCCAATATTCTTAGTAGGGCTCTACCTTTTTTGGTTAATTGTATTAATTGGTGTTGAAATATCATTTTTAATACAAAATCAAGATAGTCCATTAAGGGGTAATATATTAGAACTTAATATGGAGGAGCGGATAGTTCTAGGATTAGATCTCTTTTTAGTAATTGCCAAATCCTATACTTGTAAGGGGGGTGGGGGTGTTACACTTAAAGATTTAGAGAAATCAACCTCCCTCTCATACAATATTGTAAATCCATTTATAGCCAACTTTTTAAAGAACGGGTTAATACTAAAAATACATAGTAATAAGGGTGGATTTATTCCCTCTAGATCCCTAGACCAGATCTCCTTATCTGACATTGTTTCTGCAATATACGGAGGTAAGTCTAATGTTAATGCAGTGGATTCTATCTCCTTGGAAAATGGGAAGAAGTTCAGTCTTGGGGGTTATGATTCACTAAGTAAAGAGTCCCTATTATCACTAATAAGAGGAGAATAA
- a CDS encoding adenylate/guanylate cyclase domain-containing protein, with translation MKVPRYHSISFLILPFIIYLALNFSLVGTVFLKEIITYTSIVIPNLELEEPNLQLTKEDLIKQRYAKDFSVTLVVIGFSVALFNLPFKIFFFKKRRKKQPKPLESRYTKLLINFSPEIITTIVLLGTIYIHYSIFHTFKQAPDNNFFSGAMNNIFIVSVFTSTLVVILVYFGQKFRVQTKYIQHVFSKERLTEKPTGFNFPGLRGRFFITTIFITFIPLIIVMFYVISSFKTVSSISALSNVEFNFLFKDWIELISMFTQEDPKSLILTALDGGPAPYIDTFGVFQLFLGIIPGLFFSLIYIFKIVSWSNYSILKPINELLVSMKSVSKGNLDSYTIVRSREETGQLSYGFNQMLNGLKERERIKSLFGQYLSAEISEEIIKGNVDLNGSMYKATILFADIRGFTTLSESITPHETISFLNEYYNVIIDVIQKYGGIIDKFMGDGILVLFGVPITSKDHADRAVNASFEIHEKLKQFNKDRESAGLFTVKIGIGIHTGDVIAGNVGNSNKLEYTVIGDTVNIASRIESLTKKFETELLIGESVYDNLSLNNKNRERFQKLDGVILRGKRVKVNLLKFIQ, from the coding sequence ATGAAAGTTCCTAGGTATCACTCTATATCCTTTCTAATTCTACCATTTATAATCTACTTAGCCTTAAATTTTTCCCTTGTAGGTACAGTCTTTTTAAAGGAGATTATCACCTATACATCTATTGTTATTCCTAACTTAGAGTTAGAAGAACCTAATTTACAGTTAACAAAAGAGGATCTTATTAAACAAAGGTATGCTAAAGATTTCTCAGTAACCCTTGTGGTTATAGGTTTTAGTGTAGCCCTTTTTAATCTCCCTTTTAAAATTTTCTTCTTTAAAAAGAGACGAAAAAAACAACCTAAACCCTTGGAGAGTAGATATACAAAGTTATTAATAAACTTCTCCCCAGAGATAATTACAACTATTGTTCTCTTGGGAACTATCTACATTCACTACTCTATATTTCATACTTTTAAGCAAGCCCCAGATAATAATTTTTTTAGTGGGGCTATGAATAATATATTTATAGTATCCGTATTTACCTCAACCCTTGTTGTTATTTTAGTATACTTTGGACAGAAGTTTAGGGTTCAGACAAAGTATATTCAACATGTTTTTTCTAAGGAGAGGTTAACAGAAAAACCGACTGGTTTTAATTTCCCTGGTTTAAGGGGGCGGTTTTTTATAACTACAATTTTTATAACCTTTATCCCCCTAATAATTGTTATGTTTTATGTTATATCAAGCTTTAAAACCGTAAGCTCTATCTCTGCTCTTTCCAATGTAGAGTTTAATTTTTTGTTTAAGGATTGGATAGAGTTAATATCTATGTTTACCCAGGAAGACCCTAAAAGTTTAATTTTAACTGCCTTAGATGGTGGTCCAGCCCCATATATTGATACCTTTGGTGTCTTTCAGCTCTTTTTAGGTATAATTCCAGGGCTGTTTTTCTCTCTAATTTATATTTTTAAAATAGTTAGCTGGAGTAATTACTCAATACTTAAACCAATTAATGAGCTTTTAGTCTCAATGAAAAGTGTCTCAAAGGGTAACCTTGACTCCTATACAATTGTAAGATCTAGGGAGGAGACAGGGCAACTATCCTATGGATTTAATCAGATGCTTAATGGCTTAAAAGAGAGAGAGAGGATAAAATCCCTATTTGGTCAGTATCTCTCTGCAGAGATTTCAGAGGAGATTATAAAGGGTAATGTCGATCTTAATGGAAGTATGTATAAGGCTACAATACTCTTTGCAGATATTAGGGGATTCACAACCCTATCCGAATCTATAACTCCCCATGAGACAATCAGCTTTTTAAATGAGTATTACAATGTAATTATTGATGTTATACAGAAGTATGGTGGAATAATAGATAAATTTATGGGGGATGGTATTCTTGTGCTTTTTGGTGTTCCCATAACTTCAAAGGACCATGCGGATAGGGCTGTTAATGCCTCATTTGAGATCCACGAGAAACTAAAGCAGTTTAATAAAGATAGGGAGTCTGCAGGTCTTTTTACTGTTAAAATTGGTATTGGTATTCATACTGGGGATGTAATTGCTGGAAATGTAGGGAATTCAAATAAACTTGAGTACACAGTAATTGGTGATACTGTTAATATCGCATCGAGAATAGAGAGTTTAACAAAGAAATTTGAAACGGAACTTCTTATTGGTGAGAGTGTGTATGACAACCTCTCCCTTAATAATAAAAATAGGGAGAGGTTTCAAAAACTTGATGGGGTAATTTTAAGGGGTAAAAGAGTTAAGGTTAACCTATTAAAATTTATCCAGTAA
- a CDS encoding ABC transporter permease: MKKLYIIFKHEFREITKGKMFIIMTFLGPILFGAITVIPSYIAIKSSEPESNAVIAIQSMEDETILNRIESDLLDKDLKVIRVSSEREGMNLVINEVVKGFVILPKNLITTKSLTYYSSTGTDFQYSNEIKDVINDYLYKLKLEKLDISEKDSKWLLDEIRILSKKVSDNGDVDDSSYESVLIVGMVISILIMMTSLIYGLSVARSILGERTNKTIEILLSSVKPFIILLGKVLGAGLAGLLQFFVWMLMATMVGKFVIPMMDLGINITIFTPINLFFIFLYFILGFFFYLFIYAAIGANVENEQNLGQVQIPLQLVLMTPMIISGGIISNPNGLLARVLSYIPFTSSSVMSVRLLIDSPGNMNIVISIAILLTSLILVLLGSAKLFKIGILTRGVKSNFIQILKRLITG, encoded by the coding sequence ATGAAAAAACTATATATAATATTTAAGCATGAGTTTAGAGAGATAACAAAGGGTAAAATGTTTATCATTATGACTTTTCTAGGGCCAATTCTGTTTGGTGCAATAACTGTTATTCCAAGTTATATAGCTATTAAGTCATCGGAGCCAGAGAGTAATGCTGTTATAGCCATACAATCCATGGAGGATGAGACTATTTTAAATAGGATAGAGAGTGACTTACTAGATAAGGACCTTAAGGTTATAAGGGTATCTTCTGAGAGAGAGGGAATGAACCTAGTAATAAATGAAGTTGTTAAGGGTTTTGTTATACTACCAAAAAACTTGATTACCACAAAATCATTAACCTACTACTCATCAACAGGAACTGACTTTCAATACTCTAATGAGATAAAGGATGTTATAAATGACTATCTATATAAATTAAAATTAGAGAAATTAGATATCTCGGAAAAAGATAGTAAATGGCTTTTAGATGAGATAAGGATATTAAGTAAAAAAGTTAGTGACAATGGAGATGTAGATGATTCAAGTTATGAGTCGGTTTTGATTGTAGGCATGGTTATATCAATCCTAATAATGATGACTTCCCTAATTTATGGACTATCTGTTGCAAGATCGATTTTAGGAGAGAGAACAAATAAAACTATTGAGATTCTACTAAGTAGCGTAAAACCTTTTATTATACTATTAGGTAAGGTTCTAGGAGCTGGCCTTGCAGGACTACTGCAGTTTTTTGTTTGGATGCTTATGGCAACCATGGTTGGTAAATTTGTTATTCCAATGATGGACTTAGGAATAAACATAACTATATTCACACCTATAAACCTATTTTTTATATTCTTATATTTTATATTAGGATTCTTCTTTTATCTCTTTATATATGCAGCTATTGGTGCAAATGTTGAAAATGAACAAAATCTAGGTCAAGTTCAAATACCACTACAACTAGTGTTAATGACTCCGATGATTATTAGCGGAGGGATAATATCAAACCCTAATGGATTACTAGCTCGGGTTTTAAGTTATATACCCTTTACCTCATCATCTGTAATGAGTGTAAGATTATTAATTGACAGCCCAGGAAATATGAATATAGTAATTTCCATTGCGATATTATTAACATCCCTAATATTAGTACTACTTGGTTCAGCTAAACTTTTTAAAATAGGTATTTTAACTAGGGGTGTAAAGAGTAACTTTATTCAGATATTAAAAAGGTTAATTACTGGATAA